One stretch of Bordetella avium DNA includes these proteins:
- a CDS encoding vWA domain-containing protein, translating into MLTDFFYHLRAHRLPVSVNEYLTLLEALRTQVMPPTLDDFYFLARTTLVKDESLFDRYDQAFGSYYKQIAAVLPPEQEIPLDWLIKAFEKNLSEEEKAAIQQHGWDKLMALFKERLAEQKERHAGGSKWIGTGGSSPFGNGGYHPEGIRVGGESAGHRTAVKVWEMRQFRDYDDQVELGTRNFKVALRRLRRFAREGADLELDLDDTIASTARNAGHLDLRLLPERRNSVKVLMLLDVGGSMDDHIARIEELFSAARSEFRNLEVYYFHNCPYETLWQQNTRRQSERFDTWDVLRKYNPDWRLIMVGDATMSPYEILHPGGSVEHYNKEAGAVWMRRLLDAWPKAVWLNPEPSAYWQYRQSIALMRDIMQGRMFPVTVAGLEQAMRLLAK; encoded by the coding sequence ATGCTGACCGACTTTTTCTATCACCTGCGCGCGCACCGCCTGCCGGTGTCGGTCAATGAGTACCTGACCCTGCTCGAGGCCCTGCGCACCCAAGTCATGCCGCCGACGCTGGATGACTTCTATTTCCTGGCCCGCACCACGCTGGTCAAGGATGAAAGCCTGTTCGACCGCTATGACCAGGCTTTCGGCAGCTACTACAAGCAGATCGCTGCGGTGCTGCCTCCCGAGCAGGAAATCCCGCTGGATTGGCTCATCAAAGCCTTCGAAAAAAACCTGAGCGAGGAAGAAAAGGCGGCCATCCAGCAGCATGGCTGGGACAAGCTGATGGCGCTCTTCAAAGAGCGGCTGGCCGAGCAAAAAGAACGCCACGCCGGCGGTAGCAAATGGATAGGTACAGGCGGCAGCTCTCCCTTCGGCAACGGCGGCTACCATCCTGAAGGCATACGCGTCGGTGGCGAATCGGCCGGCCACCGAACAGCTGTGAAAGTATGGGAAATGCGCCAGTTCCGCGACTATGACGACCAGGTCGAGCTGGGTACGCGCAACTTCAAGGTGGCGTTGCGGCGGCTGCGGCGTTTCGCCCGCGAAGGGGCCGACCTAGAGCTAGACCTGGACGACACCATCGCCAGCACCGCGCGCAACGCCGGCCACCTCGATCTGCGGCTGCTTCCCGAACGCCGCAACAGCGTCAAGGTACTGATGCTGCTCGATGTGGGCGGCAGCATGGACGACCATATCGCACGCATCGAAGAGCTTTTTTCCGCAGCGCGCAGCGAGTTCCGCAATCTGGAAGTTTATTACTTCCATAACTGCCCCTACGAAACCCTCTGGCAGCAGAACACGCGCCGCCAGAGCGAGCGTTTCGATACCTGGGATGTATTGCGCAAGTACAACCCGGACTGGCGTCTCATCATGGTGGGCGACGCCACCATGAGCCCCTATGAAATCCTGCATCCGGGCGGCTCCGTCGAACACTACAACAAAGAGGCCGGCGCGGTCTGGATGCGGCGTCTGCTCGACGCCTGGCCCAAGGCCGTCTGGCTCAATCCCGAGCCTTCCGCCTATTGGCAATACCGTCAATCCATCGCGCTCATGCGGGACATCATGCAAGGCCGCATGTTCCCGGTGACCGTGGCCGGCCTGGAGCAGGCCATGCGCCTGCTCGCCAAGTAA
- a CDS encoding AAA family ATPase: MSQSPTAARPERFEGTDRYVATDDLKLAVNAALTLQRPLLIKGEPGTGKTMLAEEVARALGRPLLQWHIKSTTKAHQGLYEYDAVSRLRDSQLGDEKVRDIRNYIVQGTLWQAFQADAPVVLLIDEIDKADIEFPNDLLRELDRMEFHVYETRETIAARHRPLVIITSNNEKDLPDAFLRRCFFHYIRFPERETMRDIVATHFPQLREDVLRAALDTFFALREAPGLKKKPSTSELLDWLRLLLAEDVDADRINAHGAVPILAGALLKNEQDVQLLDRLAGIARQQRR, encoded by the coding sequence ATGTCCCAGTCTCCTACCGCCGCAAGACCCGAACGTTTCGAAGGCACCGACCGCTACGTCGCCACCGATGACCTCAAGCTCGCCGTGAATGCGGCGCTGACCTTGCAGCGCCCGCTGCTCATCAAGGGCGAGCCGGGCACGGGCAAAACCATGCTGGCCGAAGAAGTGGCCCGCGCACTGGGCCGGCCCCTGCTGCAATGGCATATCAAATCGACCACCAAAGCCCATCAGGGCCTGTATGAATACGACGCCGTGTCGCGTCTGCGCGATTCGCAACTGGGCGACGAGAAAGTCCGCGACATCCGCAACTACATCGTGCAAGGCACGCTGTGGCAGGCTTTCCAGGCCGATGCGCCCGTAGTGCTGCTGATCGACGAGATCGACAAAGCCGACATCGAGTTTCCCAACGATTTGCTGCGCGAACTCGACCGCATGGAATTCCATGTCTACGAAACGCGCGAGACGATCGCAGCGCGCCACCGCCCCCTGGTCATCATCACGTCGAACAACGAAAAAGACCTGCCGGACGCCTTTTTGCGCCGCTGCTTCTTTCATTACATCCGCTTCCCCGAACGGGAAACCATGCGCGACATCGTCGCCACGCACTTCCCCCAGTTGCGCGAAGACGTGCTGCGCGCGGCGCTGGACACCTTCTTCGCCCTGCGCGAAGCGCCGGGCCTGAAGAAAAAACCCTCGACCTCCGAACTGCTGGACTGGCTGCGTCTTTTGCTGGCCGAAGACGTGGACGCCGACCGTATCAACGCCCACGGCGCGGTGCCCATTCTGGCGGGTGCGCTCTTGAAAAACGAACAAGACGTGCAGTTGCTGGACCGGCTGGCCGGCATCGCGCGGCAGCAACGGCGCTGA
- a CDS encoding DUF1841 family protein, translating to MFNPSRDQVREFFIETWRKHRANELLTPLESMALDWMLEHPEYHGDLESPEAMTAEYPVEKGRTNPFLHMSMHLAIAEQLSIDHPRGIRDAYQRLVRRMDAHQAAHEIMDCLGQVVWEAQRLGTPLDSDVYIDLIRQRAER from the coding sequence ATGTTCAATCCCTCGCGCGATCAAGTTCGCGAATTCTTTATTGAAACCTGGCGCAAGCATCGCGCCAACGAGTTGCTCACACCGCTCGAGTCCATGGCGCTGGACTGGATGCTCGAACACCCCGAGTACCACGGCGATCTCGAAAGCCCCGAGGCCATGACCGCCGAATACCCAGTCGAAAAAGGCCGCACCAATCCTTTTTTGCATATGTCCATGCATCTGGCCATTGCGGAACAACTGTCGATCGACCATCCGCGCGGCATTCGCGACGCCTATCAACGCCTGGTGCGCCGCATGGACGCCCATCAGGCCGCGCACGAAATCATGGACTGCCTGGGGCAAGTGGTGTGGGAAGCCCAGCGTCTAGGCACGCCGCTGGACAGCGACGTCTACATCGATCTGATCCGCCAGCGCGCCGAGCGCTGA
- the icd gene encoding NADP-dependent isocitrate dehydrogenase, translating to MPYQHIKVPAEGQKITVNPDLSLNVPDQVIIPYIEGDGTGADITPVMLKVVNAAVEKAYGGKRRIHWMEVYAGEKATRVYGGDTWLPEETLQVVRDYLVSIKGPITTPVGGGMRSLNVALRQQLDLYACVRPVRYFKGVPSPVREPQNTDVVLFRENSEDIYAGIEYMAGTPEANKLIAFLQNELGVTQIRFPGTASIGVKPVSREGTERLVRKAIQYAVDHDRASVTLVHKGNIMKFTEGGFRDWGYALAEREFGAQLVDNGPWRKFKNPKTGRDILIRDSIADAFLQQVLMRPTECDVIATLNLNGDYISDAVAAQVGGIGIAPGGNLSDSVAMFEATHGSAPKYAGKDYVNPGSEILSAEMMLRHMGWLEAADLIIASMEKTIQSKHVTYDFARLLPGAVQVSCSGFGQQMIANM from the coding sequence ATGCCGTACCAACACATCAAGGTCCCCGCAGAGGGGCAGAAGATCACGGTCAATCCGGATCTCAGCCTGAACGTTCCCGATCAGGTCATCATTCCCTACATCGAGGGCGACGGCACCGGCGCTGACATTACGCCGGTCATGCTGAAGGTCGTCAATGCGGCGGTTGAAAAAGCCTATGGCGGCAAGCGGCGCATTCACTGGATGGAAGTCTACGCTGGTGAAAAGGCCACGCGCGTTTATGGCGGCGACACCTGGCTGCCGGAAGAAACTCTGCAGGTCGTACGGGATTACCTCGTTTCCATCAAGGGGCCGATCACCACCCCTGTAGGCGGCGGCATGCGTTCCCTGAACGTGGCCTTGCGCCAGCAATTAGACCTTTACGCCTGCGTGCGTCCGGTGCGGTATTTCAAGGGCGTGCCTTCTCCCGTGCGCGAACCTCAGAACACCGATGTGGTGCTCTTTCGCGAAAACTCGGAGGACATCTATGCAGGCATTGAATACATGGCCGGCACGCCCGAGGCCAACAAACTGATCGCCTTCCTGCAAAACGAGCTAGGGGTCACGCAGATCCGTTTTCCCGGAACCGCCTCCATCGGCGTCAAGCCGGTGTCGCGCGAAGGCACGGAGCGCCTGGTGCGCAAGGCCATCCAGTACGCCGTCGACCACGACCGTGCTTCGGTCACGCTGGTGCACAAGGGCAACATCATGAAGTTTACCGAAGGGGGCTTTCGCGATTGGGGCTACGCCCTGGCCGAACGCGAGTTCGGTGCGCAACTGGTGGACAACGGCCCTTGGCGCAAATTTAAAAATCCCAAGACGGGCCGCGACATCCTGATCAGGGACAGCATCGCCGATGCCTTCTTGCAGCAGGTCTTGATGCGCCCGACCGAGTGCGATGTCATCGCCACGCTCAACCTCAATGGCGATTACATCTCCGACGCGGTCGCTGCGCAGGTGGGGGGTATCGGCATCGCGCCGGGCGGCAATCTCTCAGATTCCGTCGCCATGTTCGAGGCCACGCATGGGTCGGCGCCCAAGTATGCCGGCAAAGACTACGTCAACCCGGGCTCTGAAATCCTCTCGGCCGAAATGATGCTGCGCCATATGGGTTGGCTTGAGGCGGCCGACCTGATCATCGCCAGCATGGAAAAAACCATTCAGTCCAAGCATGTCACGTATGACTTCGCCCGGCTGTTGCCGGGCGCCGTGCAGGTTTCTTGCTCGGGTTTCGGCCAGCAGATGATCGCCAATATGTAA
- a CDS encoding dihydrodipicolinate synthase family protein, with the protein MNNTIEGIWLPLITPLRGSRVNLEALQALGRHYREAGLDGLVLFGSTGEGNLLHIQEKIDMIAALRADPQCLPLMFGVGGVDTRGVAASMRRLERYEPVAWLTPPPYYLCPSQQGLLWHYRELSWATHRPLIAYNVPKRTGSALTVASLERLGSQLPNIVGVKECNPAALAALRERGSRIQAICGEDMALLDHWRGGGHTAIAASAHLFPRLHVRMRNLALAGDHTAASAAFSALRHLIRLLFAEPNPAPIKKALALQGWIEDELRLPMMPASEALADRLRKTLAGMEQGPA; encoded by the coding sequence ATGAACAACACCATTGAAGGTATCTGGCTTCCCCTGATCACCCCCTTGCGCGGCAGCCGCGTAAACCTGGAAGCGCTGCAAGCGCTAGGCCGCCACTACCGTGAAGCCGGACTCGACGGTCTGGTGCTATTCGGCTCGACGGGCGAAGGCAATCTGCTGCACATCCAGGAAAAAATCGATATGATCGCCGCCCTGCGCGCCGACCCGCAGTGCCTGCCGCTGATGTTCGGCGTGGGCGGCGTCGATACCCGAGGGGTAGCCGCCTCGATGCGCCGGCTGGAACGCTACGAGCCGGTGGCCTGGCTCACGCCGCCGCCTTACTACCTCTGCCCCAGCCAACAAGGTTTGCTCTGGCACTACCGTGAATTGTCCTGGGCCACGCACCGCCCCCTCATCGCCTACAACGTGCCTAAACGCACCGGCAGCGCGCTCACCGTGGCATCGCTGGAGCGTCTGGGCTCGCAATTGCCCAATATCGTGGGCGTGAAAGAATGTAACCCGGCCGCGCTGGCCGCCTTGCGCGAACGCGGAAGTCGCATACAAGCCATCTGCGGCGAAGACATGGCCCTGCTGGATCATTGGCGAGGTGGCGGCCACACTGCGATTGCGGCCAGCGCTCATCTATTCCCGCGCCTGCATGTGCGCATGCGAAACCTGGCCCTGGCAGGCGACCACACCGCCGCCAGCGCCGCCTTCAGCGCGCTGCGGCATCTGATCCGGCTATTGTTCGCCGAACCCAACCCTGCCCCCATCAAAAAGGCTTTGGCATTACAGGGCTGGATAGAGGATGAGCTACGCCTGCCGATGATGCCGGCCAGCGAAGCGCTGGCCGACCGGCTGCGCAAGACGCTGGCCGGAATGGAGCAGGGGCCCGCCTGA
- a CDS encoding TorF family putative porin, producing the protein MPRALACFATLALLTLPLPSPAAPEQDSLSVNIGLASQYRYRGLMQTNNRPAVSGGVDYQLANGLYIGNWNSSISWLNDSNPQVSAPIEMDFYGGYKGELTTDMPFDIGVMQYYYPGDYPSGYTRPNTTELYAGLGYGPLFFKYSHSLSNLFGFAGTQHSQYFDLSANVPLGFWGLTVNAHAGYQYVRNLDQGSYWDWKLGLTKDFGQGWSAQLAYVDTNANRAVYTNSHGRDMGRGGAVLSVSRSF; encoded by the coding sequence ATGCCGCGCGCCCTCGCTTGTTTTGCCACGCTTGCCCTGTTGACCCTGCCGCTGCCCTCGCCAGCCGCCCCGGAACAAGACAGCCTCTCCGTCAATATTGGCCTGGCGTCGCAATACCGCTATCGCGGCCTTATGCAGACCAACAACCGGCCCGCCGTTTCGGGCGGTGTGGACTATCAACTCGCCAATGGCCTGTACATCGGCAACTGGAATTCCAGCATCAGCTGGTTGAACGATAGCAACCCACAGGTCAGCGCCCCGATAGAAATGGACTTCTATGGCGGCTACAAAGGCGAGCTGACCACCGATATGCCCTTTGACATCGGTGTCATGCAGTACTACTACCCCGGTGACTACCCTTCTGGCTACACCCGCCCGAATACGACCGAGCTCTATGCGGGCCTGGGCTATGGCCCGTTGTTTTTCAAGTATTCGCACAGCCTCAGCAATCTGTTCGGCTTTGCCGGTACGCAGCACAGTCAGTACTTCGATCTGAGCGCAAACGTCCCTCTGGGCTTTTGGGGGCTGACCGTAAACGCGCATGCCGGCTATCAGTATGTGCGCAATCTGGACCAGGGCTCTTACTGGGACTGGAAGCTGGGTCTGACCAAGGATTTCGGCCAGGGCTGGAGCGCACAGCTTGCCTATGTGGACACCAATGCCAATCGCGCCGTCTACACCAACAGCCATGGCCGCGACATGGGCCGCGGCGGCGCCGTGCTGAGCGTCAGCCGTAGTTTCTGA
- the kdpE gene encoding two-component system response regulator KdpE — MFDYQPTVLIVEDDPHIRRFVRQALESEGCAVFETETVQRGLIEAGTRQPDAIVLDLGLPDEDGMTLLRNLRAWTEVPVLVLSARTEESDKINALDAGADDYLSKPFGVGELLARLRVLLRRHARGGAGQAADTQFGDVHVDLARRLVTRAGQAVHLTPMEYRLLVALLSRRGKVVTHRELLREVWGPSHVESSHYLRIYMGHLRQKLEADPAQPQYLLTEVGVGYRYAG, encoded by the coding sequence ATGTTCGACTATCAACCCACAGTGCTGATCGTTGAAGACGACCCGCATATCCGGCGTTTCGTCAGACAAGCATTGGAATCCGAAGGCTGCGCCGTCTTCGAGACCGAAACAGTGCAACGCGGCCTGATCGAGGCAGGCACCCGCCAGCCCGACGCCATCGTGCTGGACCTGGGCCTGCCTGACGAAGACGGCATGACCCTGCTGCGCAACCTGCGCGCCTGGACTGAAGTGCCGGTGCTAGTGTTGTCGGCGCGGACCGAAGAGAGCGACAAAATCAACGCGCTGGACGCCGGCGCCGACGATTATCTGAGCAAACCCTTTGGCGTGGGCGAGCTGCTGGCGCGGCTGCGTGTGCTGTTGCGGCGCCATGCTCGCGGCGGCGCCGGGCAGGCGGCGGACACCCAATTCGGCGATGTGCACGTCGATCTGGCCCGCCGCTTGGTCACCCGCGCCGGGCAAGCTGTGCATCTGACGCCGATGGAATATCGTCTGCTCGTCGCCCTGCTGTCGCGGCGCGGCAAGGTGGTCACGCACCGCGAACTGCTGCGCGAGGTCTGGGGCCCTTCGCACGTCGAGAGCAGCCACTACCTGCGTATTTATATGGGGCATTTGCGCCAGAAGCTGGAGGCCGACCCCGCGCAGCCTCAATACCTGCTGACCGAAGTCGGCGTCGGCTATCGCTACGCGGGCTGA
- a CDS encoding DUF4118 domain-containing protein: MTVPGANRPDPDLLLHTLDQAAAAARRGRLRIYFGASAGVGKTYAMLAGARAQIAQGVQVLAGVIETHGRKETQQLLDGLPLLPPKTLAYRGHVLREFDLEGALQRRPALLLLDELAHSNAPGSRHAKRWQDVQDLLHAGIDVWTTLNVQHLDSLNEAVGGITGVRVWETVPDDIFDQADEIILVDLSADELLRRLKDGKVYVPDQARHATHHFFRKGNLIALRELALRRTADHVDDDVQAYRRDAAIQPVWRTRETVAACIGPDADAAHVVRNAHRLAQQLDCEWHVITIEGLNIRPGQPHGGLEQALALAETLGAHAEILAGADRVEAAARYARRHNVTKMVVGRGQARRRLAPQLDRLLAPGWLWQRHSFADELARACPDIDILRVAAPAHAPVAPVQHDPLTASGSRQAATPAPRRWPDYGWALAYCLFATAVSKLAFPLLHQTNIVMFYLLAVVGVALRHGRGPAALASVISVGLFDYFFVQPISSFAVSDVQYLLTFAVLLGVGLLIGQLTAGLHAQAETSVKREADARALYEFARELSSALLPEQIVQAADTFLKAAFDADSALYILGMDDRLQLAATPPPSMAAPEPSLAQWVQDHGQAAGAGTATLSNSPLLYVPLAAPMRVRGVLVLQTSHPIASAPASWRQVQAYATLIAIGLERLHYVEVAQHALLNVESEKLRNSLLAAVSHDLRTPLTGLIGMTETLASSATDAAVQEQANAIRDQARRMHRMVVNLLDMARLQSQGTPLKREWQSVEELAGAALANMRETLRGHQVRVLPLSELPLVECDGMLIERVFCNLLENAAKYSPEGGTITLEGRVSDDALQVSVSDQGPGVAPGSEDRIFQKFTRGERESALPGVGLGLSVCRAIVQAHQGRIWVEPAPGGQGARFIFELPLGQPPTIDHELS; this comes from the coding sequence ATGACCGTCCCTGGCGCCAACCGCCCCGACCCCGACCTTCTGCTGCATACGCTAGACCAGGCCGCAGCAGCCGCACGCCGGGGCCGCCTGCGCATTTACTTCGGCGCCTCGGCAGGCGTGGGCAAGACCTACGCCATGCTGGCCGGCGCCCGCGCTCAGATCGCGCAAGGCGTTCAGGTGCTGGCCGGGGTCATCGAAACCCACGGCCGCAAGGAAACACAGCAACTCTTGGATGGCCTGCCGCTGCTGCCCCCCAAAACGCTGGCCTATCGCGGACATGTGCTGCGCGAATTCGATCTGGAAGGCGCCCTGCAACGCCGCCCCGCGCTCCTTTTGCTCGATGAACTGGCGCATAGCAATGCGCCAGGCTCTCGCCACGCCAAACGCTGGCAGGATGTGCAAGACTTGCTGCATGCCGGCATCGATGTCTGGACCACGCTGAATGTCCAGCACCTCGACAGCCTGAACGAGGCCGTGGGCGGCATCACCGGCGTGCGCGTCTGGGAGACCGTGCCCGACGATATTTTCGATCAGGCCGACGAAATCATACTGGTCGATCTGTCGGCCGATGAGCTGCTGCGCCGCCTCAAGGACGGCAAGGTCTATGTGCCGGACCAGGCGCGTCATGCCACCCATCATTTTTTCCGCAAGGGCAACCTCATCGCGCTGCGCGAACTGGCTCTGCGGCGAACGGCGGATCATGTCGACGACGACGTTCAAGCTTACCGCCGCGATGCCGCCATCCAGCCAGTGTGGCGCACACGGGAAACCGTAGCAGCCTGCATCGGCCCGGATGCCGACGCCGCGCATGTCGTGCGCAATGCACACCGTCTGGCGCAACAACTGGACTGCGAGTGGCACGTCATCACCATCGAAGGCCTGAACATACGTCCTGGACAGCCGCACGGCGGCCTGGAGCAGGCCCTGGCGCTGGCTGAGACGCTTGGCGCGCACGCCGAAATTCTGGCGGGCGCCGACAGGGTGGAAGCGGCAGCCCGCTACGCCCGCCGGCACAACGTCACCAAGATGGTGGTGGGTCGCGGGCAGGCAAGACGCAGGCTCGCCCCCCAGCTGGACCGCCTGCTCGCGCCCGGCTGGCTGTGGCAGCGGCACAGCTTCGCCGATGAGCTTGCCCGTGCCTGTCCTGATATCGACATTCTGCGCGTAGCCGCTCCCGCCCACGCACCGGTAGCGCCAGTGCAACACGATCCGCTGACCGCCTCCGGCTCAAGACAGGCCGCCACGCCCGCGCCGCGCCGCTGGCCCGACTATGGCTGGGCGCTGGCCTATTGCCTGTTCGCCACCGCTGTGTCAAAGCTGGCCTTCCCTTTGCTGCACCAGACCAATATCGTGATGTTCTACCTGCTGGCCGTCGTCGGCGTAGCCTTGCGCCACGGGCGCGGGCCGGCAGCGCTGGCGTCAGTGATCAGCGTCGGGCTGTTTGACTACTTCTTCGTTCAGCCGATTTCTTCTTTCGCCGTTTCGGACGTGCAATATCTGCTGACCTTCGCCGTACTGCTCGGTGTAGGCCTGTTGATCGGCCAGCTTACCGCCGGCCTGCACGCACAGGCCGAAACATCGGTCAAACGCGAGGCTGACGCCCGCGCTCTGTACGAATTCGCACGCGAACTCTCATCCGCCCTCTTACCCGAACAGATCGTGCAGGCTGCCGACACGTTTTTAAAGGCTGCCTTCGACGCCGATAGCGCGCTTTATATTCTCGGCATGGACGATCGTCTGCAACTGGCGGCAACACCGCCTCCCTCAATGGCTGCGCCCGAACCCTCATTAGCGCAGTGGGTGCAGGATCACGGGCAGGCCGCGGGCGCGGGCACCGCCACGCTGTCTAACAGCCCCTTGCTGTACGTGCCGCTGGCCGCCCCCATGCGCGTGCGCGGCGTGCTGGTGCTGCAAACCTCGCATCCGATCGCCAGCGCACCGGCGTCGTGGCGTCAAGTGCAGGCCTACGCCACCCTGATCGCCATCGGCCTAGAACGCCTGCACTATGTAGAAGTCGCGCAGCATGCCCTGCTCAATGTCGAGTCCGAAAAACTGCGCAACTCGCTGCTGGCTGCGGTTTCGCATGATCTGCGCACACCCTTGACCGGCCTGATCGGCATGACCGAAACCCTGGCCAGCAGCGCCACCGACGCCGCCGTTCAGGAGCAGGCCAACGCCATTCGCGACCAAGCGCGACGCATGCATCGGATGGTGGTCAATCTCTTGGATATGGCACGCCTGCAAAGCCAAGGCACACCGCTCAAGCGCGAATGGCAGTCCGTCGAGGAGCTGGCCGGCGCCGCGCTGGCCAATATGCGCGAGACCTTGCGGGGCCATCAGGTAAGGGTGTTGCCGCTGTCCGAGCTGCCGCTGGTCGAATGCGACGGCATGCTCATCGAACGGGTGTTTTGCAATCTGCTGGAAAACGCGGCGAAATACAGCCCGGAAGGCGGAACCATCACGCTCGAAGGGCGCGTCAGCGATGACGCGCTGCAAGTGAGCGTGAGCGATCAGGGCCCTGGCGTGGCGCCCGGCAGCGAGGATAGGATATTTCAGAAATTCACACGCGGAGAAAGAGAGTCCGCGCTGCCCGGCGTCGGGCTAGGCCTGTCGGTTTGCCGTGCCATTGTTCAAGCCCATCAGGGCCGTATCTGGGTCGAACCGGCACCTGGCGGCCAGGGCGCGCGCTTCATCTTCGAGCTTCCACTGGGCCAGCCGCCCACCATCGACCACGAGCTTTCCTGA
- the kdpC gene encoding potassium-transporting ATPase subunit KdpC, with protein MQTKTIPLVRPALMLFIALSLITGLLYPFVTTGLAQLLFPSQAAGSLIERNGKIVGSQLIGQHFSEPRYFWGRPSATAPMAYNGVSSGGSNLGPTNPALAEAARARAQALHQADPDNKAPIPVDLLTASGSGLDPHISPEAARYQAARVARERGLPLERVQALIDRHIEQPGLAILGQPVVNVLALNLALDDGV; from the coding sequence ATGCAAACCAAGACTATCCCCCTTGTTCGTCCGGCGCTCATGCTGTTCATCGCCTTATCCCTGATCACGGGCCTGCTCTATCCCTTTGTCACCACGGGGCTGGCGCAGCTGCTCTTCCCCTCACAGGCCGCAGGCTCCCTGATCGAACGCAACGGCAAAATCGTGGGCTCGCAACTGATAGGCCAGCACTTCAGCGAGCCGCGCTATTTCTGGGGCCGTCCGTCGGCCACCGCCCCGATGGCCTACAACGGGGTGTCCAGCGGCGGCTCCAACCTGGGCCCGACCAACCCGGCGCTGGCCGAGGCGGCGCGCGCCCGCGCCCAGGCCCTGCATCAGGCAGACCCGGACAATAAGGCGCCGATTCCAGTAGATCTGCTCACGGCCTCAGGCAGCGGACTGGACCCCCACATCAGCCCCGAGGCCGCACGCTACCAGGCGGCCCGCGTCGCACGCGAACGCGGCCTGCCCCTGGAGCGGGTACAAGCTCTGATCGACCGTCACATCGAACAGCCAGGGCTAGCCATTCTGGGCCAGCCCGTGGTCAATGTACTGGCGCTGAATTTGGCGCTGGACGACGGCGTATAG